Below is a window of Ruegeria sp. THAF33 DNA.
CGCGCAGCGGCTGCATGACGCCGGTCTTGCGACACCGGACAGCCGCATTGTCGTCGAAAAACCATTTGGGCACGATCTTGCCTCGGCGAAGGCGCTGAACGAAGGCTTGCGTGCCTGTTTCGAAGAACATCAGATTTACCGGATCGACCATTATCTGGGCAAAGAGACCGTGCAGAACCTGATGGCGCTGCGCTTTGCAAACTCGCTGTTCGAACCGCTCTGGAATTCGACCCATATCGATCACGTGCAGATCACGGTGGCCGAGACCGTAAGCGTCGAAGGGCGCGGGGCCTATTACGATCAGTCCGGCGCGATGCGGGACATGGTCCAGAACCATCTGGTGCAGTTGCTGTGTCTGACCGCGATGGAGCCGCCGTCGAAATTCTCGCCCAACGCGGTGCGAGATGAAAAGGTCAAGGTGATCGAAGCGCTGGAGCCCGTCGCCCAATCCGACATCGCGCGCGGCCAGTACCGGGCCGAAAAGGGCGAGGGCGGTTATGTCGATCATGTCGGCAACCCCGCCAGCCGTACCGAAAGCTTCATTGCGCTCAAGGTTCATATCGGCAACTGGCGCTGGGCAGGTGTGCCGTTCTATCTGCGCACTGGCAAGCGCCTGCGGGCCCGCGAATCCGAAATTGCGGTGTTCTTTCGTGACCCACCGCATACGATTTTCCCCAATGTCGGCCCGCTGCACGGAAACGTATTGGTGATCCGGTTGCAACCTGATGAAGGCATCACCTTGCGCACCACGATAAAGGACCCGGGGCCGGGAGGCTTCCGGCTGTCGGACGTTGCGCTTGACATGAGCTTCGCCGATGCGCTTGGGGACGAAGCGCAAGCCCCCGACGCTTATGAGCGGCTGATCATGGATGTCATCCGTGGCGATCAGACATTGTTCATGCGCGGGGACGAGGCCGAGGCCGCCTGGGCCTGGGTCGATCCCATCATTCAGGGCTGGGAGCAGCGCGGAGACCGCCCATCCCGGTATGATCAGGGCAGTTCAGGCCCCGAAGAAGCATTGATGCTGATGCATCGCGATGGGCGTCGCTGGCGTCAGATCGGAGGGTAATCATGGTTCACTCAGTCATTTCCGATGTCACCAGACGGATCATCGACCGCAGCGCCGATCTGCGCGGCCCACATCTTGAACGGATGGAACAGGCCAGATCCAAAGGTCCTGCTCGTGCGCATCTGTCCTGTAGCGGTCAGGCCCACGCCTATGCGGGTGCAGGCGAAGATCAGCAATCGATGGCCACCGGTACCGCCGGCAATCTGGGCATCGTCACCGCCTATAATGACATGCTTTCGGCCCATCAGCCGTTCGAACGGTATCCCGCCCTGATCCGCGACGCGATCCGCGCCGCCGGAGGAACGGCACAGGTGGCAGGCGGTGTGCCAGCCATGTGTGACGGTGTCACCCAGGGCGAAGCAGGGATGGAGCTGTCGCTGTTCTCACGCGATGTGATCGCACTGGCGACCGGTGTGGCGCTCAGCCATAACACGTACGACGCGGCCGTGTTCCTCGGGGTTTGTGACAAGATTGTCCCCGGTCTGATCATCGGCGCGCAGGCCTTTGGCCATCTGCCAGCCGTGTTCCTGCCCGCAGGACCGATGACCAGCGGCTTGCCGAACGACGAAAAAGCCAAGGTCCGACAGAAATTCGCCGCCGGAGAGGTGGGCCGCGAAGAACTGATGGCGGCCGAAATGGCAGCCTATCACGGCCCCGGCACCTGTACCTTCTACGGCACCGCCAATACCAACCAGATGCTGATGGAGTTCATGGGCCTGCACCTGCCGGGCTCCAGCTTCGTCAACCCGAATACCCCGTTGCGCGATGCCCTGACCGAGGAAGGCGCGCGGCGTGCCCTGTCGCTCAGTGCGTTGGGCAACAGCTATACACCAGTTTATCAGGTTCTGGATGAACGCGCCTTCGTCAACGGCATCGTGGGCCTTATGGCGACCGGTGGGTCAACCAATCTTCTGATCCACCTGATCGCCATGGCGCGCGCCGGTGGCATCGTGCTGGACTGGCAGGATTTTTCAGACATATCCGCAGTCGTGCCGCTGGTCGCGCGAGTTTATCCCAACGGTCTGGCGGATGTGAACCATTACCATGCGGCCGGCGGCCTAGGGTACACGATCGGTACGCTGCTTGAAGATGGCCTGCTGCACCCTGACACGCTGACCGTCGCGGGGCAGGGGCTACACAACTATACCAAGGAACCCAAGCTGATTGATGGTGAGCTGATCTGGCAGGACGGCGCGGGTCACAGCCTGAACGAAAAGATCCTGCGCCCGGCCAAAGACCCGTTCCAACCCACAGGTGGCCTCTCGCGCCTGACAGGAAATCTGGGCA
It encodes the following:
- the zwf gene encoding glucose-6-phosphate dehydrogenase translates to MVSRVIPVEPFDLVLFGATGDLAQRKILPGLYHRFEVGQMPDGARIIGTARSDIDNDGFRDQVRKSMEQFAPGFSRETLDRFLAHVEYVPVDALGEAGWSDLKERMREDVVRAFYLSVGPSLFSGIAQRLHDAGLATPDSRIVVEKPFGHDLASAKALNEGLRACFEEHQIYRIDHYLGKETVQNLMALRFANSLFEPLWNSTHIDHVQITVAETVSVEGRGAYYDQSGAMRDMVQNHLVQLLCLTAMEPPSKFSPNAVRDEKVKVIEALEPVAQSDIARGQYRAEKGEGGYVDHVGNPASRTESFIALKVHIGNWRWAGVPFYLRTGKRLRARESEIAVFFRDPPHTIFPNVGPLHGNVLVIRLQPDEGITLRTTIKDPGPGGFRLSDVALDMSFADALGDEAQAPDAYERLIMDVIRGDQTLFMRGDEAEAAWAWVDPIIQGWEQRGDRPSRYDQGSSGPEEALMLMHRDGRRWRQIGG
- the edd gene encoding phosphogluconate dehydratase, encoding MVHSVISDVTRRIIDRSADLRGPHLERMEQARSKGPARAHLSCSGQAHAYAGAGEDQQSMATGTAGNLGIVTAYNDMLSAHQPFERYPALIRDAIRAAGGTAQVAGGVPAMCDGVTQGEAGMELSLFSRDVIALATGVALSHNTYDAAVFLGVCDKIVPGLIIGAQAFGHLPAVFLPAGPMTSGLPNDEKAKVRQKFAAGEVGREELMAAEMAAYHGPGTCTFYGTANTNQMLMEFMGLHLPGSSFVNPNTPLRDALTEEGARRALSLSALGNSYTPVYQVLDERAFVNGIVGLMATGGSTNLLIHLIAMARAGGIVLDWQDFSDISAVVPLVARVYPNGLADVNHYHAAGGLGYTIGTLLEDGLLHPDTLTVAGQGLHNYTKEPKLIDGELIWQDGAGHSLNEKILRPAKDPFQPTGGLSRLTGNLGTGVMKVSAVAPEHQVVEAPVRVFHGQDEVKAAFKAGEFTDDVIVVVRFQGPKANGMPELHSLTPILSILQGRGQKVALVTDGRMSGASGKVPAAIHVCPEALDGGPIACLQDGDILRVDAVNGELEILTNGVLDRSPATADLSANQHGVGRDLFAAFRQNVGSADTGASIFGA